The Mycobacteriales bacterium region CTCAACGGCGTCGGCACGCCGGGCCTGGTCCTGAGCGCGTGCGCGCGGCTGTCGGCACACGGCTTCGTGTACGCCGGAAGCGGCAATGCGGCGACCTTCAACAACCCGACGTCGAGCGTGGAGATCCGCTCGGACAACGACATAGCAGTCGGGGACTCGGTTGCGCAGGCGCTCGGGCTGCCGACGAAGGACGTGCAGCGAGAGGGAATCGGCCAGAACGTCGCGGACGTGATCGTGATCCTCGGCGGCGACTACCGGCCCTGATCGGCGGCGTACCGGGGCGGCGCGCGCGTGAGTCGTGACAGGCTGTAGGGGACCGTTTCGCCGAAGACCGAGGATCGACTTGACCGCAGCACCCCGCAGCATCGAGCTGGCTGAAGCCGCCGTGAGCGCCGCCGCCGACAAGCTAGCGACCGACCTTTCCATCATCGACGTCAGTGACCGGCTCGTGATCACCGACTGCTTCGTGCTGGCGGCCGCGTCCAACGAGCGTCAGGTGAAGGCGGTCGTGGACGCGGTCGAGGAACGGCTGCAGAGCTTCGGCGTGAAGCCGGTACGCCGCGAGGGCGAGCGTGAGGGCCGGTGGGTGCTGCTCGACTTCGTCGACGTCGTCGTACACGTCCAGCACAGCGAGGAGCGGACGTACTACTCGTTGGAGCGGCTCTGGAAGGACTGCCCGACCTTGCCGTTGCCCGCGGACGCGCTGCCGCCGGCCTCGTGAGCGCGCTGCGCCGGGTGGTCCTGCTGCGGCACGGCCGGACCGACTGGAACGCATCGGGGCGGTTCCAGGGTCAGCTCGACTCGCCGTTGGATGCCGTCGGTCGGGCGCAGGCCGCGGCCGCGGCGGTTGCGGTCGCTCCGATGCAGCCGAACGCGATCGTGTCGTCGGACCTCGCGCGGGCGCTCGACACCGCGGCCGTGGTTGCCGCCGAGTGCGGCTTGCCGCTCGAAGCCGACCCGCGGCTGCGGGAGATCCACCTGGGTTCCTGGCAGGGGTTGACCCGGGCCGAGGCGCGGGAGCGCTTTCCGGAGGAGTACGCGAGCTGGCAGGCAGGCGAGGACCGGCGGCGTGGGGAAGGTGAGACCTACGCCGAGGTGGGCGCGCGTGCGGCCGAGTGCGTGACGGAGCGGCTCGGCCGGCTCGGCGGCGACGCGTTGATCATCGCGGTGACGCACGGCGGCACGGCACGCGCGACCATCGGCACGCTGATCGGGCTGCCGGCGGATTCGTGGTGGCGGCTCGCGCCGCTGTCGAACTGTCGCTGGTCGTTGCTTGCGGATATGGGCCGCGGCTGGCGGTTGGAGGAGCACAACGCCGGCAGCCCGCCCGAGGAGGAGACCGGCGACGACGCGCGCTGAACGGACTTAACGCGCGGATCTGCCCGAATCGGTTGCGCCCGGCCGGTGAATGGTGCGAGTGTGTGCCCAGCCTGACCTGGGGGTCCCATGAGAACTTCAGTGCGCCATTTCGCTGTCAGCACCGGGCTCGTCGCCCTGGTTGTGACCGGTTCCGCGGTTGCCAGCATGCCGTCGGTCGCGAATGCGCGACCCGCCGCTGCGTCCTTCGACGGGGCGAGCTTCGACCCGCCCACCCAGACGCTCACCTCGACCACGCACAAGAAGCTGCGGGTCAACTTCTTCGCCTCGATCGACCAGAACGGTTTGGGTAGCGGGTTCAGCCAGGCGGCTGGGTTCACCATCACCCGCAAGGGCGTGCCCGAGACGCACGACTGGACCTTCCCGATGAAGAAGGCCTTCACGTTCAGCACGAAGACCG contains the following coding sequences:
- the rsfS gene encoding ribosome silencing factor; protein product: MTAAPRSIELAEAAVSAAADKLATDLSIIDVSDRLVITDCFVLAAASNERQVKAVVDAVEERLQSFGVKPVRREGEREGRWVLLDFVDVVVHVQHSEERTYYSLERLWKDCPTLPLPADALPPAS
- a CDS encoding histidine phosphatase family protein; the protein is MSALRRVVLLRHGRTDWNASGRFQGQLDSPLDAVGRAQAAAAAVAVAPMQPNAIVSSDLARALDTAAVVAAECGLPLEADPRLREIHLGSWQGLTRAEARERFPEEYASWQAGEDRRRGEGETYAEVGARAAECVTERLGRLGGDALIIAVTHGGTARATIGTLIGLPADSWWRLAPLSNCRWSLLADMGRGWRLEEHNAGSPPEEETGDDAR